The genomic DNA ATGCTGGTCCAGTCCAGAGCAGAGAGAAAAGAATTGATTTATCCTCTTtgttaattgaaaaaataaaaaagttttaaGTGGCCAAAATGGATTTGTGCAGAAAGGAACATGGTTTATCTCGTACATCCTGCAAGAATCTAAAAGTGCCTTTACTTAAAGTTCTTACAAAGGCTGCCTTTTTCATAAGCTTTGGCGGTTTGGGAAAAGTGAATCTCTTTTGATCCTTACAGTTGTACACCAACTTTCACTTATATTTCGTTTTAAAGTTGTACACTCTACAGTCTTTGTAACTTTTTTAATTTGCAGTCACTAGACTGGAGTGGAGAGCCGCCTCTTTTAACATAACTAAAATGCATTTCTTACATTAAAAAATCGACTTTGGTGTCGCTTGTAAAAACATTAATTTTTGTTGTAAGATTTACTATATTTTAGTCTCTGGAATGATACTCATCCATGGTTGTTGGATTTTGCTTGCAGTGTTATTCCAAGAACTTTGATGCCCACAGTGGTATGTTTTTTTAGCCTTGGATCTAATCTTCAACTTGTTCCGAGTTGTTTGCAATTACATCCGAGTATCTGCTAATAAGTTCCAATGAAAGCATTCATTCATTTACACAAGTTTGCTGCAGATTACTGGTGAGAGTGTTGGAGAAGTAAGAGCTGTATCTGATATGCACCAAAGGAAAGCCGAAATGGCACGACAGGCTGACGCCTTCATTGCGCTTCCTGGTATTACTTGTTATTGGTTAATCCATCGATTTCGACATCATAACATATGTATAGTTTATTAGAAATGCAATTAGAACCGCAGTTTATGGTTACATGAAAATATGTAATCTTTCCTATAATTAAATTTCAGGTGGCTATGGCACCCTTGAAGAACTTCTGGAAGTTATTACATGGGCGCAACTTGGGATCCATCGTAAGCCTGTACGAAATACAAATCGGTTTGTTTAGTTATCTCAATCATTGAATTTAATGATTTGGTGGAAGACAGATAAGAGTTTAGTCTCTAATAATAATAACTCTTTGATTAAGATATATTAGTGTGAGCCAGTCCTATTTTCTCTCGATGTCATGCATGTTTTTGTATTTTGTAGAACTCAGCTTTGATTGACTGGTTTTACGTTAATTTATATTTGTATCATATCAGCAAGCAAGATGGTAGGAGTTTGATTTGTCGTGTTCCTTGAGTAGTAAATGTTTTGTTAGGTATTTTTGGTAAAAGTTGACGTgatatttagttttattttctgATAAAAATTGTGATGGattagaaagaaaaacttaaGAATCAATGCATGTGGCGCTTCAATTGAATTCATCACATGGAAAGATAGCATAAGATTTTGGGAATTGATTGCAAGATCTCCTTTCCAATGGGAGAAAGGGGTTCTTACCCACTATTCAAAACTTGAAACAAAAAACAATACAAAAATGTTGGTCAATCTGTTGTTGCGTCTTAGGTCACTTGAGAAcccaataatttaatattataagtTGATACAAATCCATTTGGATATTATATTTTACTCCAATAATTTAAAAAGAGATTTATCCCTTTTTGCAGGTGGGTCTATTGAATGTGGATGGATATTACAATTCTTTGTTGTCTTTCATTGATAAGGCCGTTGATGAAGGCTTCATTTCGCCAACTGCCCGTCGCATTATCTTGTCTGCCCCAACTGCTAAGCAATTGGTCAGACAACTAGAGGTAA from Gossypium arboreum isolate Shixiya-1 chromosome 9, ASM2569848v2, whole genome shotgun sequence includes the following:
- the LOC108456169 gene encoding cytokinin riboside 5'-monophosphate phosphoribohydrolase LOG7-like, whose protein sequence is MEESKSRFKRICVFCGSSSGKKASYQEAAVELGKELVERRIDLVYGGGSVGLMGLVSQAVHDGGRHVLGVIPRTLMPTVITGESVGEVRAVSDMHQRKAEMARQADAFIALPGGYGTLEELLEVITWAQLGIHRKPVGLLNVDGYYNSLLSFIDKAVDEGFISPTARRIILSAPTAKQLVRQLEEYVPECDEIASKLVWDEVDKLNFVPGSRVAT